The following coding sequences lie in one Treponema primitia ZAS-1 genomic window:
- a CDS encoding tetratricopeptide repeat protein: MNTGYPRIFLLLTILPWFFSCSSRPAEQAPATEMAAVSVPFVEVLAAQEIPQTDTESILSAVADFLGRGDYDGALACFERLDSEVAATSNIRLLKASVLSSAGRVREARSIIEGIIAGDANNTEALYVLSTLESAQGKEREQKTILERIIKIDPNHVRALSALGNIAVLAKSLQTAASYFDKALAADPNNGDALLGRAGVYRYQRNPKAAESLLNKAVTLYPQWTRPLTERARLYEGAGFYTDALNDLDRAKSINSNDYWIAVDRGIVLVDLQRKQEALPEFNRAIGIDPNMFIAYVYSAGIKDELGDYEGAEHDYEVLAKLKPDYYFAFEGVGIHKMRRGLWAEARDAFMATYRQTPETFSYALLTSLCWMRAGRIMDPKPFLAEVLRKVKRDSLEWYVIRLYHDLNGDSDVAARIDQEQNLTLKAQMLYYLASYYDVRGNTTLANRYFTQAYDMGERTIIEWRFTEWVVEERNLKAP, encoded by the coding sequence ATGAATACTGGATACCCTAGGATTTTTCTCCTTCTGACAATCCTGCCCTGGTTTTTCTCCTGTTCTTCCCGTCCTGCGGAGCAAGCCCCTGCCACAGAAATGGCTGCTGTTTCGGTTCCCTTTGTCGAGGTTCTTGCTGCCCAGGAGATTCCCCAAACGGATACCGAGTCTATCCTGTCCGCAGTGGCGGATTTTCTTGGACGGGGGGATTACGACGGCGCCCTGGCATGTTTTGAGCGCCTGGACAGCGAAGTTGCTGCAACTTCCAATATTCGTCTGTTGAAGGCTTCGGTGTTAAGCTCCGCGGGCAGAGTTAGGGAAGCCCGGAGTATTATTGAAGGGATTATCGCCGGGGATGCGAATAATACGGAAGCCCTCTATGTGCTTTCCACCCTGGAAAGTGCTCAGGGAAAGGAACGGGAACAGAAGACGATCCTGGAACGTATCATCAAAATCGATCCGAACCATGTGCGGGCCCTTTCCGCCCTGGGGAATATAGCGGTTCTGGCTAAATCCCTGCAAACTGCGGCTTCCTATTTTGATAAAGCCCTGGCGGCGGACCCGAACAACGGTGACGCCCTTCTCGGCCGGGCCGGGGTGTACCGGTACCAGCGGAACCCCAAGGCTGCGGAGTCCCTGCTGAACAAGGCGGTTACCCTCTATCCCCAATGGACCAGACCCTTAACCGAACGGGCCCGGCTTTACGAAGGAGCGGGTTTTTATACCGATGCCTTAAACGATCTGGACCGGGCTAAGAGCATTAACAGTAATGATTATTGGATAGCCGTTGACCGGGGAATCGTCCTGGTGGATCTGCAGCGGAAGCAGGAAGCCCTTCCGGAATTTAACCGGGCCATAGGAATAGATCCGAATATGTTCATCGCCTATGTGTACAGCGCCGGGATAAAGGATGAACTGGGTGATTACGAAGGGGCGGAGCATGATTACGAGGTTCTTGCCAAGCTTAAACCGGATTATTATTTTGCCTTTGAGGGTGTGGGGATCCACAAAATGCGGAGGGGTCTCTGGGCTGAGGCCAGGGACGCCTTTATGGCGACCTATAGACAGACGCCGGAAACCTTCTCCTATGCCCTGCTTACTTCCCTGTGCTGGATGCGGGCGGGCAGGATAATGGATCCGAAACCGTTTCTTGCAGAGGTATTGCGGAAGGTTAAGCGGGATAGTTTAGAGTGGTATGTGATCCGGCTCTACCATGATCTGAACGGGGACAGTGATGTGGCCGCACGGATAGATCAAGAACAAAACCTTACACTCAAGGCCCAGATGTTGTACTATCTGGCGAGTTACTACGATGTTCGGGGCAATACCACCCTGGCGAATAGGTATTTTACCCAGGCTTATGACATGGGAGAGCGTACCATTATCGAATGGCGCTTTACCGAGTGGGTCGTGGAAGAACGGAATCTGAAGGCTCCCTGA
- a CDS encoding aldo/keto reductase, producing the protein MEKRRIDSLGVNVSLLGFGCMRLPIIGGDTKKINYPEAQKMIDRALKAGINYIDTAWPYHEGASEVFVGDTLSKYPRDSYYLASKMPTWEVFKNPQEDMERIFSEQLKKCKVDYFDFYLIHSLDVGHLKNCREYKMYDFLKKKKDEGKIRRLGFSFHDHPDVLKEIADSHEWDFAQIQLNYLDWDLLKAKENYEYLTQKHIPVIVMEPVRGGALATLNDKALAILNKANPKASAASWAIRFAASLPNVMTVLSGMSTPEQVEDNIGTISNFIPLGEADYKVLAEAAAAYRASGTIPCTGCRYCSDCPTGVDIPRIFSYYNFFQINKDKGGFVNGYRAILEKEQAHNCVACGQCMNHCPQGIKIPDRLKEIAAFAAAV; encoded by the coding sequence ATGGAAAAGCGGCGAATTGATTCTTTAGGTGTAAACGTTTCCTTATTAGGATTCGGGTGTATGCGGCTTCCAATAATCGGCGGTGATACAAAAAAGATTAACTATCCTGAAGCTCAGAAAATGATAGATCGGGCGTTAAAGGCGGGGATTAATTATATTGATACCGCTTGGCCGTATCATGAAGGGGCAAGTGAGGTTTTTGTAGGGGACACTTTGTCCAAATATCCCCGGGACAGCTATTATCTTGCAAGCAAGATGCCGACCTGGGAAGTTTTTAAGAATCCCCAGGAAGATATGGAACGGATCTTCTCGGAGCAGTTGAAAAAATGCAAGGTTGATTATTTCGATTTTTATCTTATTCATAGCCTTGATGTGGGGCATTTAAAAAACTGCAGGGAATACAAAATGTATGATTTTTTAAAGAAAAAGAAGGATGAGGGGAAGATCCGGCGGCTGGGTTTTTCTTTCCATGATCATCCTGATGTGCTTAAGGAAATAGCGGATTCCCATGAATGGGATTTCGCCCAGATCCAGCTTAATTATCTGGATTGGGATCTTCTCAAGGCAAAGGAAAATTACGAGTATCTTACCCAGAAACATATTCCGGTTATTGTTATGGAGCCGGTCCGTGGCGGCGCTTTGGCGACCCTCAATGACAAGGCTTTGGCGATTTTGAACAAAGCGAATCCCAAAGCCAGCGCTGCATCCTGGGCTATACGGTTTGCCGCATCTCTGCCGAATGTTATGACCGTATTGAGCGGTATGTCCACCCCGGAACAGGTTGAGGATAATATCGGTACCATATCGAATTTTATACCCCTGGGAGAAGCTGACTATAAGGTGCTTGCCGAAGCCGCCGCTGCCTACAGGGCATCCGGTACAATTCCTTGTACCGGATGCCGGTATTGTTCGGATTGTCCTACGGGAGTTGATATACCGCGGATATTTAGTTATTACAACTTCTTTCAAATTAATAAAGACAAAGGCGGCTTTGTTAATGGTTATCGAGCCATCTTAGAGAAAGAACAAGCCCATAATTGTGTAGCCTGTGGGCAGTGTATGAATCATTGTCCGCAGGGGATCAAAATCCCCGATCGGCTGAAGGAAATTGCCGCCTTTGCGGCGGCGGTTTAG
- a CDS encoding DHH family phosphoesterase → MDHFSRLLELLEESCRLSDRFIEDPDVPQRRVVIQTHDFPDHDAMASAFALSQLLERFGFAPKLLYRGIIRSYSLWSMVSELAIPITQVVDKANKEWRHAPCIMVDGNPTNTNARQITDNLFGVIDHHGGSETPDCPFVDIRTDYGACSSIIESYWHELALSPDKVAATALLMGIQMDTDFLSRRVHQADLDALHRIFFIADWEYGSRVVKTALSKTDLNSLQLAIANARIQDGIFFTVITKEITQEAISVLADFFLRLREISITILVENKGEIRPVSVRSQLPDISAARVIRTALQDIGEGGGHDYMAGGLLFPATKISDDDLFLRFFNAIKEH, encoded by the coding sequence ATGGACCACTTTTCCCGGCTGCTCGAACTTCTGGAAGAATCCTGCCGCCTTTCGGATCGGTTTATCGAAGACCCCGATGTGCCTCAAAGGCGGGTAGTAATCCAAACTCATGATTTTCCGGACCATGACGCCATGGCTTCGGCCTTTGCCCTGAGCCAGCTTCTGGAACGTTTTGGGTTTGCCCCTAAGCTCCTGTACCGAGGCATCATCCGGAGCTATTCCCTCTGGTCCATGGTTTCAGAGCTGGCGATTCCCATTACCCAGGTTGTAGATAAGGCAAACAAAGAATGGCGTCATGCTCCCTGCATTATGGTGGACGGAAATCCCACGAATACCAATGCCCGGCAGATAACGGATAATCTTTTTGGTGTGATAGATCACCATGGGGGTTCCGAAACTCCGGACTGTCCCTTTGTGGATATCCGGACAGACTATGGCGCCTGTTCGTCCATTATCGAAAGTTACTGGCATGAGCTGGCATTGAGTCCCGATAAGGTTGCTGCCACAGCGTTACTTATGGGCATACAGATGGATACGGACTTTCTTTCCCGCCGGGTACATCAGGCGGATCTGGACGCCCTGCACCGGATTTTCTTCATCGCCGATTGGGAGTACGGATCCCGGGTGGTTAAAACAGCGCTTTCAAAAACGGATCTGAACTCCCTCCAATTGGCCATTGCCAATGCCCGGATACAGGACGGTATCTTCTTTACCGTGATCACCAAAGAGATCACCCAGGAAGCCATTTCGGTCCTGGCGGATTTTTTCCTGCGGCTCCGGGAGATTTCTATTACCATTCTGGTGGAGAACAAGGGGGAGATCCGGCCGGTTTCGGTACGGAGCCAGCTCCCGGATATTTCCGCCGCCCGGGTAATCCGTACCGCGCTACAAGACATAGGCGAAGGGGGCGGACATGACTATATGGCAGGAGGGCTGCTCTTTCCCGCCACAAAAATAAGCGATGATGATTTGTTTTTACGGTTTTTCAACGCTATTAAAGAGCACTAA
- a CDS encoding TraB/GumN family protein, with amino-acid sequence MKDTHVTVNLPGREVILIGTAHVSRESIEEVAGVIREEKPDQVCVELDAGRYDSMAQKDSWEKLDVAKVFREGKGFLLMANLVLSSFQRRMGAELGVKPGEEMKIAINTATELGIPYTFCDRQIQTTLSRAWARCGFWSKSKLLASLVSSAFTTEKLSETEIENLKNRSELDGMMSELADYLPTVKETLIDERDRYLAAKIWAGGTSRQVAVVGAGHLMGIKSHLERISAGEENADVSELDKIPPPSLFSKIAGWIIPAIIVAIIVLGFFRAGAGVSLSMLLHWVLWNGSLAALGTLIALGHPLSILVSFVGAPVATINPFIGVGLFSGITEATMRKPRVADAETISDDVSSLKGIYRNRITKALLVFFLSSVGGMVGNFIAIPSLAGLLGK; translated from the coding sequence ATGAAGGATACCCATGTTACGGTTAATCTTCCGGGTAGAGAAGTTATTCTTATCGGTACCGCACATGTTTCCAGGGAAAGTATTGAGGAAGTTGCCGGGGTAATTCGGGAAGAAAAGCCGGACCAGGTCTGTGTGGAGCTGGATGCCGGGCGCTATGACTCCATGGCCCAGAAGGATAGCTGGGAAAAGCTGGATGTGGCCAAGGTTTTTCGGGAGGGCAAGGGTTTCCTCCTCATGGCCAACCTGGTCCTTTCCAGTTTTCAGCGCCGCATGGGGGCGGAACTGGGGGTCAAGCCCGGGGAGGAGATGAAGATCGCCATCAATACCGCCACAGAACTAGGGATTCCCTATACCTTTTGCGACCGGCAGATACAGACCACCCTCAGCCGCGCCTGGGCCCGCTGCGGTTTTTGGAGCAAGAGCAAGCTCCTGGCATCCCTTGTTTCCAGCGCCTTTACCACAGAAAAACTAAGCGAGACTGAAATTGAAAACCTGAAAAACCGCAGCGAACTGGATGGTATGATGTCCGAGCTGGCGGACTACCTGCCTACGGTAAAGGAAACCCTCATCGACGAGCGTGACCGGTATCTGGCGGCGAAGATTTGGGCCGGCGGTACGTCAAGGCAGGTCGCTGTTGTTGGGGCGGGGCATCTTATGGGGATTAAGTCCCACCTGGAACGGATCTCCGCCGGGGAAGAAAACGCCGATGTTTCGGAACTGGATAAAATTCCCCCGCCTTCCCTATTCTCCAAGATTGCGGGCTGGATCATCCCGGCTATTATCGTGGCAATCATCGTCCTGGGTTTTTTTCGCGCCGGCGCCGGTGTAAGCCTGTCCATGCTGCTCCACTGGGTGCTTTGGAACGGTTCTCTGGCCGCTTTGGGTACCCTCATCGCCCTGGGGCATCCCCTGTCTATTTTGGTGTCCTTTGTGGGCGCCCCGGTTGCCACCATCAATCCCTTTATCGGGGTCGGCCTGTTTTCGGGCATCACCGAAGCTACCATGCGGAAACCCCGGGTCGCCGACGCCGAGACCATCTCCGACGATGTTTCCAGCCTGAAGGGGATCTACCGGAACCGGATTACCAAGGCACTGCTGGTGTTTTTTCTTTCTTCTGTGGGGGGTATGGTAGGGAACTTCATAGCTATCCCGTCTTTGGCGGGCTTACTGGGAAAATAA
- a CDS encoding DUF2318 domain-containing protein translates to MVIIMSQAAGGVLWGADSSAQPRSPVVDQDLVIPLSDLSGTAQFYPVVIEGVQMEVLAVKAPDGSYRTVFNTCQVCYGSGRGYYKQNGNVLVCQNCGNRFPLNRVEVSSGGCNPVPIFPQYKVQDDEKIVIPKDFLIKAKGIFARWKA, encoded by the coding sequence ATGGTGATTATAATGTCTCAGGCGGCGGGCGGCGTTCTCTGGGGCGCCGACAGTTCCGCCCAGCCCCGCAGCCCCGTGGTGGATCAGGATCTAGTTATCCCCTTAAGCGATCTCTCCGGAACCGCTCAGTTTTACCCCGTGGTTATTGAGGGGGTTCAAATGGAGGTTCTGGCGGTAAAGGCGCCGGACGGAAGCTACCGGACCGTATTCAATACCTGTCAGGTTTGTTATGGATCGGGCCGGGGATATTACAAACAGAACGGGAATGTACTGGTCTGTCAGAACTGCGGCAATCGGTTTCCCTTGAATCGTGTAGAGGTGTCCTCCGGGGGCTGTAACCCGGTGCCGATTTTCCCCCAGTATAAAGTCCAGGACGACGAGAAGATTGTTATACCCAAGGATTTTCTTATAAAGGCAAAAGGTATTTTTGCACGGTGGAAAGCATAA
- a CDS encoding beta-mannosidase has protein sequence MIVQKLHGGWKMKKSGDTALLPAKVPGSVYNDLLINKKMEDPFWRDNEDSALALMENDFEYENTFAASPKLLKNDGVLLRCHGLDTLADLYLNGALLGKADNMHRIWEFDVKDRLKDGENSLRIVFHSPTKFIREAYKKIKTDGTTDAMEGFPQIRKAHCMFGWDWGPHLPDAGIWRDIELVGFSIARIDSVYVTQKHKKDSVDLNLAVKLDQLAGSLKAPVYSVTVTDPKGKLTQYDNSPKKITIDNPELWWPNGFGAQPLYTIRVTISNNGKELDSWERRIGLRTMTMHIQKDKWGEGFSHRVNGVDIFAMGADYIPEDNILSRVNPDRTRKLLEQCTAANFNVLRVWGGGYYPDDFFYDICDELGLMVWQDFMFACAVYELTDEFDRNIRAEVADNVKRLRHHASLGLWCGNNEMEMFVDTNTWVSSPKQKADYIKMYEYIIPQVLKEHDSETFYWPASPSSGGSFDEPNGPNRGDVHYWDVWHGNKPFSDYRNYYFRYVSEFGFQSFPSLKTVESFTLPEDRNVFSYVMEKHQRNNAANGKIMNYLYQTFLYPTSFDTLLYTSQLLQAEAIKYGVEHFRRHRGRCMGAIYWQLNDCWPVASWASIDYHFRWKALHYYAKRFFQPLMVSCHEEGILTQNPNLNLTDRTIEKSFRLSVANETMEAKKLSVKWEIRDKTARVLKEKTIPVKVDALSSAWLDKVDVPDIALDDEYLSYHLYDGDTLVSEGTVIFSLPKFFHYEDPKLSYTIKGDIITVKAAAYAKSVEIRNRNEDLVLSDNYFDMNAGEKKVKILSGKSNGIKLRSVFDIR, from the coding sequence ATGATTGTTCAAAAGCTTCATGGTGGCTGGAAAATGAAGAAAAGCGGAGATACTGCGTTGCTCCCCGCTAAGGTTCCTGGATCGGTGTATAATGATCTTCTTATCAATAAGAAGATGGAGGACCCTTTCTGGCGGGATAATGAGGATAGTGCCCTTGCCCTGATGGAAAACGATTTTGAATACGAGAACACCTTTGCGGCATCCCCAAAGCTGCTGAAAAACGATGGTGTGCTGCTGCGTTGCCATGGTCTTGATACCCTGGCGGATCTGTACCTCAACGGCGCCCTCCTGGGTAAGGCGGATAATATGCACCGCATCTGGGAGTTCGATGTAAAGGATCGGTTAAAGGACGGGGAAAACAGTCTGCGGATTGTTTTTCATTCCCCTACAAAATTTATCCGGGAGGCGTATAAAAAAATAAAGACCGATGGAACCACTGACGCTATGGAAGGGTTTCCCCAGATCCGGAAAGCCCATTGTATGTTTGGCTGGGACTGGGGTCCCCATCTTCCGGATGCGGGGATTTGGCGGGATATAGAGCTGGTCGGTTTCAGCATTGCCCGGATAGACAGCGTGTATGTTACCCAAAAACACAAAAAAGATTCGGTGGATCTTAATCTGGCGGTCAAGCTGGACCAGCTTGCCGGGTCTTTAAAGGCGCCTGTCTATAGTGTAACCGTGACGGACCCTAAGGGGAAGCTTACCCAATACGATAATTCGCCAAAGAAGATCACCATTGACAACCCGGAGCTCTGGTGGCCCAACGGGTTCGGCGCCCAACCGCTGTATACCATACGGGTTACCATCTCCAATAACGGTAAGGAACTGGACAGTTGGGAACGGCGCATAGGGCTGCGAACCATGACCATGCATATCCAAAAGGACAAGTGGGGTGAAGGTTTTTCTCACCGGGTTAACGGGGTAGATATCTTTGCCATGGGCGCCGATTATATTCCCGAGGATAATATCCTGAGCCGGGTTAATCCGGATCGGACCCGTAAACTTTTGGAGCAGTGTACGGCTGCTAATTTTAATGTCCTCCGTGTCTGGGGCGGTGGTTATTATCCGGATGATTTCTTCTATGATATATGTGACGAACTGGGTCTTATGGTTTGGCAGGATTTTATGTTTGCCTGTGCGGTCTACGAGCTGACCGATGAGTTTGATCGAAACATCCGTGCGGAGGTGGCGGATAATGTCAAACGGCTTCGGCACCATGCTTCCCTGGGACTCTGGTGCGGGAACAACGAGATGGAAATGTTTGTGGATACGAACACCTGGGTGAGCAGCCCTAAGCAAAAAGCCGACTATATCAAGATGTACGAATACATCATCCCCCAGGTATTGAAGGAGCATGATTCTGAAACCTTCTACTGGCCCGCGAGCCCCTCCTCTGGTGGCAGCTTTGATGAGCCCAATGGTCCTAACCGGGGGGATGTCCACTACTGGGATGTATGGCACGGGAACAAGCCCTTCTCGGATTACCGGAACTACTATTTCCGCTATGTATCGGAATTCGGTTTCCAGTCCTTCCCCAGCCTCAAAACGGTGGAGAGCTTTACCCTCCCAGAGGATCGCAATGTTTTTTCTTATGTGATGGAAAAACACCAGCGTAATAATGCTGCCAATGGTAAGATCATGAATTACCTATACCAGACCTTCCTATACCCCACTAGTTTTGATACCCTGTTGTATACTTCTCAGCTCCTCCAGGCGGAGGCGATCAAGTACGGGGTGGAACATTTTCGCCGGCACCGTGGCCGCTGTATGGGGGCCATCTACTGGCAACTCAACGACTGTTGGCCCGTAGCCTCATGGGCTTCGATTGACTACCACTTCCGCTGGAAGGCCCTTCATTATTACGCCAAACGGTTTTTCCAGCCCCTCATGGTTTCTTGCCATGAAGAGGGTATTCTGACCCAGAACCCCAACCTAAACTTAACAGATCGGACCATTGAAAAGAGCTTTCGTCTATCGGTGGCCAATGAAACCATGGAAGCGAAGAAGCTCAGTGTTAAATGGGAGATCCGTGATAAAACCGCCAGGGTTCTCAAGGAGAAAACCATTCCGGTAAAGGTCGATGCCCTGTCTTCAGCTTGGCTGGATAAGGTTGATGTTCCGGATATCGCCCTGGACGATGAGTACCTCAGTTACCATCTCTACGATGGGGATACCCTGGTTTCGGAAGGAACGGTTATTTTTTCCCTGCCCAAGTTTTTCCATTATGAGGATCCAAAACTGAGCTATACCATTAAGGGGGATATCATCACCGTTAAGGCCGCAGCCTATGCCAAGAGCGTGGAGATCCGTAACAGGAACGAGGACCTGGTTCTTTCGGACAACTACTTTGATATGAACGCCGGAGAGAAGAAGGTAAAGATCCTCAGCGGAAAATCCAATGGGATTAAGCTTCGGAGTGTGTTTGATATTCGTTAA
- a CDS encoding LacI family DNA-binding transcriptional regulator, giving the protein MPKEVRLSDIAERIGVSTVTVSKALADKQGMGEDLRAKIKETASAMGYTPSKKKNLQKPSTGNIGILVPQRFLYGANSFYWDMYQRLLHCLLEKTYFGLLEILSIEDEDNLVVPRMLQDKKIDGIIILGQLDRPYREFISSVSGEILVYLDSDEVSQGDTCIISDGYYGMYTMTKYLISMGHRDIYFVGSIDATSSILDRYYGYCRAMHERKFPVTPDMIIPDRDEKGRMGFTLPDRLPSAFACNSDATAGYLITLLKEHNLEIPNDISVVGFDDYMLPGLSHPSITTYAVDIDKMVSTCANIIIQKILNNNYLQNTTIINGHIVIRDSVKKIE; this is encoded by the coding sequence ATGCCTAAAGAAGTACGCTTATCAGATATTGCCGAACGTATTGGGGTAAGTACCGTCACGGTATCAAAAGCCCTTGCGGATAAGCAGGGTATGGGTGAGGATCTGAGAGCAAAAATCAAGGAAACCGCCAGTGCAATGGGGTATACCCCATCAAAGAAAAAAAACCTCCAGAAACCCAGCACCGGAAATATCGGCATCCTGGTTCCCCAGCGGTTTCTGTATGGCGCCAATTCCTTCTATTGGGATATGTATCAACGGTTATTGCACTGCTTACTCGAAAAAACGTATTTTGGATTATTGGAAATATTGAGTATCGAAGATGAAGATAATCTGGTTGTACCCCGTATGCTGCAGGATAAGAAAATTGACGGTATTATCATCCTTGGACAATTAGACCGGCCATACCGTGAATTTATAAGCTCTGTCAGCGGTGAGATCCTGGTTTATTTGGATTCAGATGAGGTATCACAGGGGGATACCTGTATTATCTCCGATGGGTATTACGGCATGTATACCATGACAAAATACCTGATTAGTATGGGGCATAGGGATATCTATTTTGTAGGCTCCATTGATGCCACAAGCAGTATTCTGGATCGATATTATGGTTATTGCCGCGCGATGCATGAAAGGAAATTTCCGGTTACTCCCGATATGATTATTCCCGATCGGGATGAAAAGGGGCGGATGGGGTTTACCTTGCCGGACCGATTACCCTCCGCTTTCGCCTGTAATTCTGATGCAACAGCGGGCTACTTAATAACCCTGCTCAAGGAACACAACCTTGAAATCCCAAATGATATTTCCGTAGTGGGATTTGATGATTATATGCTCCCCGGACTCTCCCATCCTTCCATTACTACATACGCGGTAGATATTGATAAAATGGTATCTACCTGTGCAAATATTATTATACAAAAAATATTAAATAATAATTACCTTCAAAATACAACAATTATCAACGGCCATATTGTTATCCGGGACAGTGTAAAAAAGATTGAATAG
- a CDS encoding sulfite exporter TauE/SafE family protein, protein METGVKTKNLRIDGMTCVNCRNKIEKTLRGTQGIVKAKVDYNTGTAVVSYQTETITIQEITSIIEKLDYHVYTGHGASAGNSLNRTISSLVIIAALFLLVRNLGLITLFNTFPLAEAGMGYGMLFVIGLITSVHCIAMCGGINLSQCVSNGNRAGSGTVAMRPSLLYNLGRVVSYTLVGVIVGALGSVISFSGAMKGAVQIAAGVFMVIMGINMLGIFPWLRRLTPRMPGFLARRIEEKKGHSNSPLYVGLLNGLMPCGPLQAMQLYALSTGNPVTGGLSMLLFSLGTVPLMFGLGALSSLLSKKFTRTVMSAGAVLVAVLGLIMFTNGWSLSGFSSPFDTAAGSVSAAPGIVVEDGVQLVSTTLLPGQYQPIVVMAGMPVRWTIEAPPGSINGCNNRMIIREYGIEHKFTAGTNMVEFTPEKTGVFRYSCWMGMIRSNITVIEPGAELPPETVILEDDYLDDEDIAAMADWSEEDEADFWKLFDAEFPENE, encoded by the coding sequence ATGGAAACCGGTGTAAAAACCAAAAATTTACGTATTGATGGCATGACCTGTGTGAACTGCCGGAACAAAATTGAAAAAACTCTGCGCGGTACCCAGGGGATTGTAAAAGCCAAGGTAGATTACAATACCGGTACTGCGGTGGTTTCTTACCAAACCGAAACTATTACCATCCAGGAAATAACTTCGATTATCGAAAAGCTTGATTATCACGTTTATACCGGCCATGGTGCATCTGCGGGAAATTCCCTTAACCGTACCATAAGCTCCCTGGTTATTATCGCCGCCCTTTTCTTGCTGGTCCGTAATCTGGGGCTTATCACCCTGTTTAATACCTTCCCCCTGGCCGAGGCGGGGATGGGTTACGGGATGCTTTTTGTTATAGGGCTTATCACTTCGGTCCACTGTATCGCCATGTGCGGGGGGATAAACCTTTCCCAATGTGTATCCAATGGGAACCGGGCGGGCAGCGGTACTGTCGCCATGCGGCCGAGCCTTTTGTACAACCTGGGTCGGGTAGTCTCCTACACCCTAGTGGGGGTCATCGTGGGCGCCCTGGGTTCGGTGATCAGTTTTTCCGGGGCCATGAAGGGGGCGGTACAGATTGCCGCCGGGGTCTTCATGGTGATCATGGGAATAAATATGCTGGGTATATTCCCCTGGCTGCGGCGCCTTACCCCAAGGATGCCCGGTTTCCTTGCCCGCCGTATTGAGGAGAAAAAAGGCCATAGTAATAGTCCCCTCTATGTGGGTTTATTAAACGGCCTTATGCCCTGCGGCCCCCTCCAGGCCATGCAGCTCTACGCCCTCTCCACCGGGAATCCTGTTACGGGTGGCCTCTCCATGCTGCTCTTCAGCCTGGGTACCGTACCCCTGATGTTCGGCCTGGGCGCCCTGAGTTCCCTGTTGAGTAAAAAGTTTACCCGCACCGTGATGAGCGCGGGCGCAGTTCTTGTGGCGGTTTTAGGGTTGATTATGTTTACGAACGGCTGGAGTCTTTCCGGGTTTTCCAGCCCCTTCGATACGGCTGCCGGCTCGGTATCCGCCGCTCCGGGGATAGTCGTAGAGGATGGGGTACAACTGGTAAGTACCACCCTGCTGCCGGGACAGTATCAGCCCATTGTGGTGATGGCGGGAATGCCGGTGCGGTGGACCATCGAGGCGCCGCCGGGGAGCATTAACGGCTGTAACAACCGGATGATTATCCGCGAATACGGCATTGAACACAAGTTTACTGCGGGAACCAACATGGTCGAATTTACCCCGGAAAAAACCGGTGTTTTCCGGTATAGCTGCTGGATGGGGATGATCCGCAGTAATATTACCGTAATCGAGCCCGGAGCGGAATTACCCCCGGAAACAGTAATTTTGGAGGATGATTACCTCGATGATGAAGACATTGCCGCCATGGCGGATTGGAGCGAAGAAGACGAGGCCGATTTTTGGAAATTGTTTGACGCAGAATTTCCTGAAAATGAATGA